The following coding sequences are from one Phoenix dactylifera cultivar Barhee BC4 unplaced genomic scaffold, palm_55x_up_171113_PBpolish2nd_filt_p 000566F, whole genome shotgun sequence window:
- the LOC103698962 gene encoding ruvB-like 2, translated as MAELKRLSESRDLTRIERIGAHSHIRGLGLDSALEARAVSEGMVGQQSARKAAGLILQLIRDGKIAGRAILLAGQPGTGKTAIAMGLAKSLGQETPFATVSGSELFSLEMSKTEALTQAFRRSIGVRIKEEAEIIEGEVVELTIDRPAAAGGGASGSGQSSSASKTGKLTLKTSDMETVYDLGAKMIEALMKEKVQSGDVITLDKASGKVTKLGRSIGRSRDYDAIGPHTKFVRCPEGELQKRKEVVHCVTLHEIDVINSRTQGFLALFTGDTGEIRGEVRERIDTKVAEWREEGKAEIVPGVLFIDEVHMLDIECFSFLNRALENDMAPILVIATNRGITTIRGTNYRSPHGIPADFLDRLLIISTQPYTEEEIRKILDIRCEEEDVEMSMDAKVLLTKIGAETSLRYAINLITAAALACQKRKGKIVEMGDISRVYQLFLDVKRSAQYLMEYQSQYMFNEVLREADEDETTQF; from the exons ATGGCGGAGCTCAAGAGGCTCTCGGAGAGTCGCGACCTCACCCGGATCGAGCGCATCGGTGCCCACTCCCACATCCGTGGCCTGGGCCTCGACTCCGCCTTGGAGGCGCGCGCTGTCTCCGAGGGCATGGTCGGCCAGCAGTCCGCCCGCAAGGCCGCTGGGCTCATCCTCCAGCTCATCCGCGACGGCAAGATCGCCGGCCGCGCCATCCTCCTCGCCGGCCAGCCCGGCACTGGGAAAACCGCCATCGCCATGGGCCTCGCCAAGTCCCTCGGCCAGGAGACCCCCTTTGCCACCGTATCCGGCTCCGAGCTCTTCTCCCTCGAGATGTCCAAGACCGAGGCCCTCACCCAGGCCTTCCGCCGCTCCATCGGCGTCCGCATCAAGGAGGAGGCCGAGATCATCGAGGGCGAGGTCGTCGAGCTCACCATCGACCGCCCCGCTGCCGCTGGAGGCGGTGCAAGCGGCTCGGGCCAGTCCTCGTCGGCCTCCAAGACCGGGAAGCTTACACTCAAGACCTCCGACATGGAGACGGTGTACGATTTGGGCGCGAAGATGATCGAGGCACTGATGAAGGAGAAGGTGCAGAGCGGGGATGTGATCACATTGGATAAGGCGTCCGGGAAGGTCACGAAGCTGGGGCGGTCCATCGGACGATCCAGGGACTACGATGCCATCGGACCCCATACGAAGTTTGTGAGGTGCCCTGAGGGGGAGCTGCAGAAGAGAAAGGAGGTCGTGCACTGCGTCACCCTTCACGAGATCGATGTCATCAACAGCAG AACTCAAGGCTTTTTAGCACTCTTTACCGGTGACACTGGTGAAATTCGTGGTGAAGTCAGAGAGCGGATAGATACAAAAGTGGCAGAGTGGAGAGAGGAAGGAAAAGCTGAGATAGTCCCGGGTGTCCTGTTCATTGATGAGGTCCACATGCTTGACATTGAATGCTTCTCGTTCCTAAATCGCGCATTGGAGAATGACATGGCCCCCATCCTGGTTATTGCCACAAACCGAGGGATCACAACTATCCGAGGCACAAACTACAGGTCTCCTCATGGAATCCCAGCCGATTTCCTTGACCGCCTGCTGATAATATCTACTCAACCATACACTGAGGAGGAGATCCGGAAGATTCTTGACATCAGATGTGAAGAGGAAGACGTAGAAATGTCAATGGATGCAAAGGTTCTGCTAACAAAAATAGGAGCGGAGACCTCTTTGAGGTATGCGATCAACTTGATCACTGCAGCTGCTCTTGCTTGCCAGAAGAGAAAGGGTAAGATTGTGGAGATGGGGGATATAAGTAGGGTGTATCAGCTGTTTCTTGATGTGAAAAGATCGGCACAGTATTTAATGGAGTACCAGAGCCAGTATATGTTCAATGAAGTGCTGAGGGAGGCAGATGAAGATGAAACCACACAATTTTGA
- the LOC103711313 gene encoding uncharacterized protein LOC103711313 isoform X2 translates to MMLGVEEEESSECSSGCQSGWTMYLDQSYEPATSLPFQKAGCIEQEEEMEEEEEEEEDLSMVSDASSGPPHFREEDYNCYCSHSNACYNGNGCLFYASTLPTASAAALAGNGDKRRRVESKQQRESASLLDDTASSPLFSFPDTSFNAATNNVKASVENVLEFSCGFSATHFKGKSALQKQMGYLHSSAPVKPTPARPVCRDESEKKIW, encoded by the exons ATGATGCTGGgggtggaggaagaggagagttCGGAGTGCAGCAGTGGATGCCAGTCTGGGTGGACCATGTACTTGGACCAGTCCTATGAGCCCGCAACCTCTCTTCCCTTCCAAAAAGCTGGCTGTATTGAGCAAGAGGAGgaaatggaagaagaggaggaggaggaggaggacttaTCTATGGTCTCTGATGCATCTTCTGGGCCACCCCATTTCCGTGAGGAAGATTACAACTGCTACTGTTCTCACTCCAACGCTTGCTACAATGGCAATGGTTGCCTGTTCTATGCCTCCACCCTTCCAACTGCCTCGGCTGCTGCATTGGCCGGGAATGGTGACAAGAGGAGGAGAGTGGAGAGTAAACAACAGAGGGAGTCTGCCTCTCTCTTGGATGACACTGCCAGCTCCCCTCTCTTCAGCTTCCCCGAT ACCAGCTTCAATGCCGCCACCAACAATGTGAAGGCTTCCGTGGAGAATGTTTTGGAGTTCTCTTGTGGCTTCTCTGCCACCCATTTTAAG GGAAAGTCTGCATTGCAGAAGCAAATGGGTTACCTGCATTCCTCTGCTCCTGTGAAGCCAACTCCTGCAAGACCA GTCTGCAGGGATGAAAGTGAGAAGAAGATTTGGTGA
- the LOC103711313 gene encoding uncharacterized protein LOC103711313 isoform X1, translating into MMLGVEEEESSECSSGCQSGWTMYLDQSYEPATSLPFQKAGCIEQEEEMEEEEEEEEDLSMVSDASSGPPHFREEDYNCYCSHSNACYNGNGCLFYASTLPTASAAALAGNGDKRRRVESKQQRESASLLDDTASSPLFSFPDVCMLFAISSSSLGLMLFTFGLLSLQTSFNAATNNVKASVENVLEFSCGFSATHFKGKSALQKQMGYLHSSAPVKPTPARPVCRDESEKKIW; encoded by the exons ATGATGCTGGgggtggaggaagaggagagttCGGAGTGCAGCAGTGGATGCCAGTCTGGGTGGACCATGTACTTGGACCAGTCCTATGAGCCCGCAACCTCTCTTCCCTTCCAAAAAGCTGGCTGTATTGAGCAAGAGGAGgaaatggaagaagaggaggaggaggaggaggacttaTCTATGGTCTCTGATGCATCTTCTGGGCCACCCCATTTCCGTGAGGAAGATTACAACTGCTACTGTTCTCACTCCAACGCTTGCTACAATGGCAATGGTTGCCTGTTCTATGCCTCCACCCTTCCAACTGCCTCGGCTGCTGCATTGGCCGGGAATGGTGACAAGAGGAGGAGAGTGGAGAGTAAACAACAGAGGGAGTCTGCCTCTCTCTTGGATGACACTGCCAGCTCCCCTCTCTTCAGCTTCCCCGATGTATGTATGCTCTTTGctatttcttcctcttcccttgGTCTCATGCTCTTCACATTTGGGTTGTTATCTCTTCAGACCAGCTTCAATGCCGCCACCAACAATGTGAAGGCTTCCGTGGAGAATGTTTTGGAGTTCTCTTGTGGCTTCTCTGCCACCCATTTTAAG GGAAAGTCTGCATTGCAGAAGCAAATGGGTTACCTGCATTCCTCTGCTCCTGTGAAGCCAACTCCTGCAAGACCA GTCTGCAGGGATGAAAGTGAGAAGAAGATTTGGTGA